One Gloeobacter morelensis MG652769 DNA window includes the following coding sequences:
- a CDS encoding CHAT domain-containing protein — MAASEYQPPRRLARGLASLAASVLLLVSCPGALFAQDQPAAEVDRLSAQIQSLQMAGRFAEAIVLDRRRLELLEQTLGAEHPRVADSLNNLAVLHGVLGDYAEAEALFERTLALRERAFGPTHPLVAKGLYGLAMLYGARGNLTEAQPLAERALAIRRQTLGADHPLVAKSLHGLAMLLMARGTGDAAAEGYFLEALAVWKQTLGEEHPEAARSLHGLAILCRLRGEVERAEALFLRVRAIWEQAYGPEHPDVARSLHNLAGLYLDQGRLDEAKPLFRRALAIREASLGTNHPGLAQSLQGLAQLAVRQGEPELARTSIARALEIQEHNLADSLAAGSERHKRDYLQVLTAAADTAISLHLRSSPADPAAARLAFATVLRRKGRILDVQSGSLAALRAHLAPADQVLLDQWTTARTRLATLAFGGLGEEVPVAADAGAAQSLQREAERLEAALSRRSAEFVALSAPADPQSVQRQIPDATVLVELMLYRPLNLQATRFSEQFAAPRYAVYLFDGRGALDWVDLGEAQAIDATAQVFRNAVRNSALPTAELKAAARRLDRALMEPVRAKLGGRRRLLVSPDGALNLIPFAALVDEQGRFLVERFTIQYLGSGRDLLRLARPASLRRPPLLMADPDFDRAGTVVDRLAAAGKIETRAGKFDALGFAALPATAKEVAALAELLPDAQVLTQAAATESALKRSSAPSILHIATHGFFLHPTAQAENPLLRSGLALAGVNVRKSGGDDGVLTALEVAGLDLRGTRLAVLSACETGLGDVEGGEGVYGLRRALTLAGAKSQLVSLWRVEDAATRDLMVGFYRELRAGAGSGDALRRVQLTMLRSRHYRHPYYWSAFIPSGDWRPMAELFARPGRRP, encoded by the coding sequence ATGGCCGCATCCGAGTATCAGCCGCCCCGTCGGCTTGCAAGAGGGCTGGCGTCGCTGGCGGCGTCTGTGCTGCTGCTGGTGAGCTGTCCTGGAGCACTTTTCGCCCAGGACCAGCCTGCGGCCGAAGTGGACCGCCTGAGCGCTCAAATCCAATCGCTGCAGATGGCCGGGCGGTTTGCAGAGGCGATCGTTCTAGATCGGCGGCGGCTGGAATTGCTGGAGCAGACGCTTGGAGCGGAGCATCCGCGGGTAGCCGACAGCCTCAACAACCTGGCCGTTTTGCACGGGGTGCTGGGCGATTACGCCGAGGCGGAGGCTTTGTTCGAGCGGACGCTCGCCCTGCGCGAGCGCGCTTTTGGCCCAACGCACCCGCTGGTCGCCAAGGGTCTCTATGGTCTGGCGATGCTCTACGGGGCGCGCGGCAACCTCACCGAGGCGCAGCCGCTCGCCGAACGGGCCCTGGCCATCCGTCGCCAGACTCTGGGTGCGGACCACCCGCTGGTGGCCAAGAGCCTGCACGGCCTGGCGATGCTGCTGATGGCCCGCGGCACCGGCGATGCGGCGGCAGAAGGGTATTTTCTGGAGGCGCTGGCGGTCTGGAAGCAAACTCTGGGCGAGGAGCACCCGGAGGCGGCCCGCAGCCTGCACGGTCTCGCGATACTGTGCCGGTTGCGGGGCGAAGTCGAGCGTGCAGAGGCGCTGTTCTTGCGCGTCCGGGCCATCTGGGAACAAGCCTACGGTCCGGAGCACCCGGATGTGGCCCGCAGTCTCCACAATCTGGCCGGGCTCTACCTCGATCAAGGTCGCCTGGACGAGGCGAAACCGCTGTTTCGCCGCGCCTTGGCCATCCGCGAAGCCTCGCTCGGGACGAACCACCCCGGTCTGGCCCAGTCGCTGCAGGGTTTGGCACAGCTCGCGGTCCGCCAGGGGGAGCCCGAGCTTGCCAGAACGTCGATTGCCCGCGCCCTTGAGATCCAGGAGCACAATCTGGCGGATTCGCTCGCCGCGGGTTCAGAACGCCACAAGCGCGATTACTTGCAGGTTCTGACCGCCGCCGCCGACACGGCCATCTCGCTGCACCTGCGTTCTTCCCCCGCCGACCCCGCCGCCGCCCGGCTGGCCTTCGCGACCGTCCTGCGGCGCAAGGGCCGTATCCTCGATGTCCAGAGCGGCAGCCTCGCAGCACTGCGCGCGCACCTTGCCCCCGCCGACCAGGTGCTTCTCGACCAGTGGACTACCGCCCGCACGCGGCTTGCCACCCTGGCTTTCGGGGGTCTGGGGGAGGAGGTGCCGGTGGCGGCGGACGCCGGCGCGGCGCAGTCTTTGCAGCGCGAAGCCGAACGCCTCGAAGCCGCCCTCAGCCGCCGCAGCGCCGAGTTTGTCGCCCTTTCTGCTCCGGCCGACCCGCAGTCGGTACAAAGGCAGATTCCAGACGCGACTGTCCTGGTGGAATTGATGCTCTACCGGCCACTCAACTTGCAAGCCACCCGCTTTAGCGAGCAGTTCGCGGCGCCGCGTTACGCGGTCTACCTGTTCGACGGGCGCGGCGCACTGGACTGGGTGGATCTAGGCGAGGCCCAGGCGATCGACGCGACAGCCCAGGTCTTTCGCAATGCCGTGCGCAACAGCGCCCTGCCGACAGCTGAACTCAAAGCCGCCGCCCGCCGACTCGACCGAGCGCTGATGGAGCCGGTGCGCGCCAAGCTCGGCGGGCGGCGAAGGCTGCTGGTCTCCCCCGACGGGGCGCTCAATTTGATCCCCTTTGCGGCTCTGGTAGATGAGCAGGGTCGATTTCTGGTGGAACGCTTTACCATCCAGTACCTGGGTTCCGGCCGGGATCTGCTGCGGCTGGCTCGCCCGGCCAGTCTTCGACGCCCACCGCTATTGATGGCCGATCCGGATTTTGACCGGGCGGGTACCGTTGTCGATCGCCTCGCTGCGGCGGGCAAAATCGAAACGCGGGCGGGAAAGTTTGATGCACTCGGTTTTGCGGCGCTCCCTGCCACCGCCAAAGAAGTCGCGGCCCTTGCCGAACTGCTGCCGGACGCACAGGTGCTCACCCAGGCGGCGGCCACCGAAAGTGCCCTCAAGCGTTCGTCCGCCCCGAGCATTCTGCACATTGCCACCCACGGCTTCTTTTTGCACCCGACTGCCCAGGCGGAAAACCCACTGTTGCGCTCGGGGCTGGCCCTGGCGGGGGTGAATGTCCGCAAAAGCGGCGGCGATGACGGTGTGCTTACCGCCCTGGAGGTGGCCGGGCTCGACTTGCGCGGAACCCGACTTGCCGTACTTTCCGCCTGCGAGACCGGACTTGGGGATGTCGAAGGCGGTGAGGGCGTCTATGGTCTGCGGCGTGCCCTGACCCTGGCGGGAGCCAAAAGCCAACTGGTGAGCCTCTGGCGGGTGGAGGACGCCGCGACCAGAGATCTGATGGTCGGTTTCTATCGAGAATTGCGCGCCGGGGCAGGCAGTGGCGATGCGTTGCGCCGGGTGCAACTGACCATGCTCCGTAGCCGCCATTACCGCCACCCCTACTACTGGTCGGCGTTCATCCCTTCCGGGGACTGGCGGCCCATGGCTGAATTGTTTGCGCGGCCGGGGCGGCGTCCTTGA